Sequence from the Candidatus Woesearchaeota archaeon genome:
CAATAAAGATTTTTCTGCTTCTTAAATTTTCACATGAGTTGCTGTAATTCTCGCATCTCCTTGCTAAAATCAAATGATGCCGCTCTTTTTTATTTTTTAAATTTTCATGCATATCGCCGTAAATTATACTCTCTCTTAAAGAAAACAGATAATCTAATTCTTTTTCATTTCTTTTATAATCTAAAAAATTTTTACGGGATTCTTCATCACTTATGATTCCCTTTTTATCAGGGTCTGTTGTAATCCCATTCATTTCAAGCCACCAGTCACGTATTTCTGCATCTTCTTTCTTACCGGCGCATTTGTCAAGAACATTCATACAGATCATCTACCTGTAAGTATACTCGCCTTCATACACTTCTTCAGCAGGCCCAGTCATGTAAACATGATTGTCTTTTTCATTCCATTCTATATTCAGGTCTCCGCCAAGAAGATGGACTGTTACTTTTCTATCGGTCTTGCCATTAAGCACAGAGGCCACCACAGCAGCTGATGCGCCTGTTCCGCAGGCCAATGTAACGCCAGCTCCCCTCTCCCATACCTGCATTGCTATTTCCCTTTTGTTTATCACTTGTATGAATTCAACATTGGTTTTTTTAGGGAATGCCTTGTGATGCTCTATCTCATAGCCTATTTTTTCAACAGGCATTCCAAACGTGTCAACAAAAACAATGCAGTGGGGATTGCCCATTGAAACGCACGTTACCTTCAAGACTGTGCCGTCTTTCAGCTTCAGGTCATCATTTATTACTTTCTGCTTATCGCTGATCATCGGAATTTTTTTGCTGTCCAAAACCGGCTCACCCATATTAACTGTAACCATTCCGTCAATTATTTTCGGCTTTATTATGCCGGCCAGTGTCTCAACTGTTATTTCCTTATTTTTTGTCAGGCCATGCTCATAAAC
This genomic interval carries:
- a CDS encoding diaminopimelate epimerase — its product is MKFAKIHGLGNDYVLINALKEDLTGSKLDDLARKMSNRNFGVGSDGIILILPSSKADFKMRIFNSDGSEAEMCGNGIRGFAKYVYEHGLTKNKEITVETLAGIIKPKIIDGMVTVNMGEPVLDSKKIPMISDKQKVINDDLKLKDGTVLKVTCVSMGNPHCIVFVDTFGMPVEKIGYEIEHHKAFPKKTNVEFIQVINKREIAMQVWERGAGVTLACGTGASAAVVASVLNGKTDRKVTVHLLGGDLNIEWNEKDNHVYMTGPAEEVYEGEYTYR